In one window of Nitrospirota bacterium DNA:
- the nifU gene encoding Fe-S cluster assembly scaffold protein NifU: MYSAKVMDHFTNPRNVGEIPDADGVGTEGNPTCGDVMQIFIKVKDDRIVDAKFKTFGCGAAIAVSSMITEMVKGKTIDEALAISKDTVANELGGLPAQKMHCSNLGADALKKAIEDYRSKKKQG, encoded by the coding sequence ATGTACAGTGCAAAAGTAATGGACCATTTTACAAATCCGAGGAATGTGGGAGAGATACCCGACGCTGACGGTGTCGGCACAGAGGGGAACCCTACGTGCGGGGATGTGATGCAGATTTTTATAAAGGTGAAGGACGACAGGATAGTCGATGCAAAGTTCAAGACGTTCGGATGCGGGGCTGCGATTGCGGTAAGCAGCATGATTACGGAGATGGTTAAAGGCAAGACGATTGATGAGGCGTTAGCAATATCAAAGGATACAGTTGCAAATGAATTGGGCGGACTGCCTGCACAGAAGATGCACTGCTCTAATTTAGGAGCGGATGCGCTTAAAAAAGCCATTGAAGATTACAGGAGTAAAAAGAAACAAGGGTGA
- a CDS encoding type II secretion system protein GspG — MKRFNEKGSGIVESMLVLIVISILVVVVMDRYETIIEEAKKVALKTELNNLRQAILFFKIKNGRYPESLKELVTSHFVIPYKDNTIFKAKYLEPYSLDKDKNILDSFDLPFAYDPVTGRVWSIKKGFENW; from the coding sequence TTGAAGCGCTTTAATGAAAAAGGCAGCGGGATTGTTGAGTCCATGCTGGTCCTTATAGTCATCAGCATTCTGGTCGTGGTGGTGATGGACCGCTATGAGACTATCATAGAGGAGGCAAAAAAAGTTGCGCTTAAGACAGAATTAAATAACCTGAGACAGGCGATTCTGTTCTTTAAGATAAAAAATGGCAGATATCCTGAAAGCCTCAAGGAACTGGTTACAAGCCATTTTGTCATACCGTACAAAGATAATACTATATTTAAGGCTAAGTATCTTGAACCGTATTCTCTTGATAAAGATAAAAATATACTTGATTCCTTTGATCTGCCTTTTGCCTATGATCCGGTCACAGGCAGAGTCTGGTCCATCAAAAAAGGTTTTGAGAACTGGTGA
- a CDS encoding nucleoside deaminase, whose translation MITDRDVFFMRLALEEASLAFSEGEVPVGAVLVIEDVVISRTHNTRESSKDPTAHAELIAIRIGAEKGSSWRLGEATLYVTKEPCIMCAGSMVNARLGRLVYGCKDEKGGAVDSLYKLLNDRRLNHQVEVVSGVLEDECAEVLIKFFKERR comes from the coding sequence ATGATTACCGACAGAGATGTATTTTTCATGAGGCTGGCGCTTGAAGAGGCAAGTCTTGCTTTTTCTGAGGGTGAGGTCCCTGTAGGAGCTGTTCTTGTTATTGAAGATGTTGTTATTTCCCGGACGCACAATACCCGTGAATCATCAAAAGACCCTACTGCGCACGCAGAGCTTATTGCAATAAGAATCGGAGCAGAAAAGGGCAGTAGCTGGCGGTTAGGTGAAGCCACACTCTATGTGACAAAAGAGCCGTGTATTATGTGTGCAGGTTCAATGGTGAATGCAAGGCTCGGCAGACTTGTTTACGGCTGTAAAGATGAAAAAGGCGGAGCAGTTGACAGCCTTTATAAACTCCTGAATGACAGGAGGCTTAACCATCAGGTTGAGGTTGTTTCAGGGGTTCTTGAGGATGAATGTGCAGAGGTGTTGATAAAGTTTTTTAAGGAACGCAGATAG
- a CDS encoding ATP-grasp domain-containing protein, with translation MERKIGKVLIANRGVPAVRVMHTCRDRKIPTTAVYSTPDRLAHHVFMADTAVHIGEAPPIESYLNMDKMIDAALRSGSDAIHSGWGFLAENAEFAKKVIDAGLIWIGPSPEVIKMMGDKIKAKALAQKSNVPTIPGISNVTNVEQIKKWMNDEDVSFPIMIKAAAGGGKGMVKVESNEQIPQAFSQARSEAKKSFGDETILVEKYVERGRHIEVQIVADNYGNVVHLFERECTLQRRNQKIIEEAPSPSMDEGLRQEICITAVRLMREIGYTSAGTVEFIFDAPSKKFYFLEVNTRLQVEHGITELITGLDIVGIMLDVAMNKKLPFRQSDIRPNRWALEVRLNAEDPKTFSPSFGTITRLQVPMGPAVRVASGVYEGADIPPYYDSLFMLLMTAGADRADAIRVMDRSLSRNLRVEGVKTLAPLLLSIIRHPKFIEGEFSTRFIEEHMDELISMFKEKNSEDEGLKVARYVAEISALGPRQWM, from the coding sequence ATGGAAAGAAAAATCGGGAAAGTTTTGATTGCAAATCGCGGCGTCCCTGCGGTGAGGGTTATGCACACATGCAGGGACAGAAAAATTCCTACCACGGCTGTTTACAGCACCCCTGACAGGCTTGCCCATCATGTGTTCATGGCTGATACTGCTGTGCATATAGGCGAGGCGCCGCCCATAGAGTCCTATCTCAATATGGATAAGATGATAGATGCTGCCCTTAGAAGCGGTTCGGATGCAATACATTCAGGATGGGGCTTTCTTGCAGAGAATGCGGAGTTTGCGAAAAAGGTGATAGATGCAGGACTTATATGGATAGGGCCTTCTCCTGAAGTCATTAAAATGATGGGTGACAAGATTAAGGCAAAGGCGCTTGCACAAAAGTCGAATGTGCCTACTATCCCGGGCATTAGCAATGTAACAAATGTCGAACAGATTAAGAAATGGATGAACGACGAGGATGTAAGTTTCCCGATTATGATAAAGGCGGCTGCAGGCGGCGGCAAGGGCATGGTGAAGGTAGAGAGCAATGAACAGATTCCACAGGCATTTTCACAGGCACGTTCCGAGGCAAAGAAGTCATTTGGAGACGAAACAATACTCGTTGAAAAATACGTTGAGCGGGGCAGGCATATTGAAGTGCAAATAGTTGCAGACAACTATGGGAATGTAGTTCATCTCTTTGAGAGGGAATGCACCCTTCAGAGGCGAAACCAGAAGATAATTGAGGAAGCGCCTTCTCCAAGCATGGACGAGGGGCTGAGACAGGAGATATGTATAACTGCTGTAAGGCTTATGAGGGAGATTGGATATACGAGTGCAGGTACGGTTGAGTTCATCTTTGATGCGCCTTCGAAGAAGTTTTACTTTCTTGAGGTGAATACAAGGCTTCAGGTTGAACACGGAATAACAGAGCTTATAACAGGCCTTGACATAGTGGGCATTATGCTTGATGTTGCCATGAATAAGAAACTTCCTTTCAGGCAGTCTGACATAAGACCGAACAGGTGGGCTCTTGAGGTGAGGTTGAATGCAGAAGACCCAAAGACTTTCAGCCCGTCATTCGGTACGATTACAAGGCTGCAGGTTCCAATGGGGCCGGCTGTCAGAGTAGCATCAGGAGTGTATGAGGGAGCGGATATCCCGCCGTACTATGATTCTCTTTTCATGCTGTTAATGACAGCAGGAGCAGACAGGGCTGATGCAATAAGGGTTATGGATCGTTCCCTGAGCAGAAACCTGCGGGTAGAGGGAGTGAAGACCCTTGCCCCTCTTTTGCTGAGCATAATAAGGCACCCCAAATTCATAGAGGGAGAGTTCTCCACAAGATTTATTGAGGAGCATATGGATGAACTTATTTCCATGTTTAAGGAGAAGAACAGCGAAGATGAGGGATTAAAGGTTGCAAGATATGTTGCAGAGATATCTGCGCTTGGACCTCGGCAGTGGATGTGA
- a CDS encoding biotin attachment protein: MRKEKKKENNILVKPGMTPKEIVKAVRSLRGVCLTSVGMRDAGQSDFKNRHRIYDLKTLAPYYNRMGLFSAECHGGARWHVGIMNRRESPVEEIDILRELMPNVLLQTLIRETNLFGYRPYPKNVIEHVVSKVDIDVWRCFSFLNDVRNMRSVAEVVMKRGRLFEPTISFTVADWATNEYYLGVVRDIIGLCGGIDEIVLCIKDMAGVGDVNRIGNLIDAIKQKYPELVINYHRHITDGLAIPAFLAAAKAGAKIFDVQEDSLVRFYGHSPILSVQAYFEQSGIPVHIDRKEAEEAVQKVREWIGHYEWAESPFKGYDHTVTLHKMPGGAFPSSFEQAQKAEFLHLMPAILKLMSLYNRIVKYFDVTPGSQITWVTCSGIVNRYAKERGDAGVKHIIELMTKFVEEKTLDFDAMDKDEQEELLMLFRNAPGDFKNLLLGNYGKLPVGWPAEWVYRSTFGEEWEEKTKERRELSPLDSMPGDDLEKIRRELSESLGREPNEEEFILYLMHPKDAVEYIEFREKYGEAPLVLPTDVWREGLKKSGDRVDFELWRKPYTIELLSIGAENDGIIHVVMKVNNKTRVYPVETPRAKKIEIRMAKGHNEIGAPINGNIWRIGNHERGSIKAGDIVHKGEEIANLEAMKMENAIIAPFDAQIAEVCVKLNDTVHEGQLLFVIEKA, translated from the coding sequence ATGAGAAAAGAGAAGAAAAAAGAAAATAACATTTTAGTCAAGCCCGGGATGACTCCTAAAGAGATTGTGAAGGCAGTGCGCTCTCTCAGGGGTGTATGCCTCACATCTGTGGGGATGCGTGATGCAGGACAGTCTGATTTTAAGAACAGGCACAGGATATATGACCTCAAGACTCTTGCTCCATACTACAACCGGATGGGACTATTCAGCGCTGAATGTCATGGCGGCGCAAGATGGCATGTTGGGATAATGAACAGGAGGGAAAGCCCTGTTGAAGAGATAGATATCCTCAGGGAACTGATGCCAAATGTCCTTCTTCAGACGCTTATACGTGAGACAAATCTCTTCGGGTACAGACCCTATCCTAAAAATGTTATCGAGCATGTTGTATCAAAAGTTGATATAGATGTATGGAGATGTTTTTCTTTCTTAAACGATGTAAGGAACATGCGTTCTGTTGCAGAAGTCGTGATGAAAAGGGGAAGGCTCTTTGAGCCCACAATATCCTTTACTGTAGCAGACTGGGCAACAAACGAATATTATCTCGGCGTTGTGCGCGACATTATCGGTCTGTGCGGTGGAATTGACGAGATAGTCCTTTGCATTAAGGATATGGCCGGAGTAGGAGATGTCAACAGGATAGGGAACCTTATAGATGCAATAAAGCAGAAATATCCGGAGCTTGTTATCAATTACCACCGGCATATAACAGATGGGCTTGCAATCCCTGCATTTTTAGCTGCGGCAAAGGCAGGTGCAAAGATATTTGATGTGCAGGAAGATTCCCTTGTGCGGTTTTATGGGCATTCGCCCATTCTTAGTGTGCAGGCATATTTTGAGCAATCAGGCATCCCCGTTCATATTGACAGAAAAGAGGCTGAGGAAGCAGTACAAAAGGTCAGGGAATGGATTGGACACTACGAATGGGCTGAATCACCTTTCAAGGGATACGACCACACAGTGACGCTCCACAAGATGCCGGGAGGCGCATTCCCGAGTTCATTTGAGCAGGCACAAAAGGCCGAATTTCTTCATCTCATGCCTGCGATACTGAAACTGATGTCACTTTATAACAGGATTGTGAAGTATTTTGATGTCACGCCCGGCTCCCAGATTACGTGGGTTACATGCAGCGGCATAGTGAACAGATATGCAAAGGAGCGCGGAGATGCAGGAGTAAAGCATATAATCGAACTCATGACAAAATTCGTTGAAGAAAAGACTCTGGATTTTGATGCGATGGATAAGGATGAGCAGGAGGAACTGCTCATGCTCTTCAGAAATGCACCCGGAGACTTCAAAAACCTTTTACTTGGGAATTACGGAAAACTTCCTGTAGGCTGGCCTGCAGAATGGGTATACAGAAGCACATTCGGAGAAGAATGGGAAGAAAAGACAAAAGAAAGAAGGGAACTTTCACCCCTCGATTCAATGCCTGGCGACGACCTCGAAAAGATAAGAAGGGAACTGTCCGAAAGCCTCGGCAGGGAGCCGAATGAGGAAGAGTTTATATTATATCTCATGCATCCGAAGGATGCTGTTGAATATATAGAGTTTCGCGAAAAATACGGAGAGGCGCCATTGGTTCTTCCTACGGATGTCTGGAGAGAAGGACTTAAAAAATCCGGCGACAGGGTGGATTTTGAACTCTGGAGAAAACCCTATACAATAGAGCTTCTATCAATAGGAGCAGAGAATGACGGTATCATCCATGTTGTTATGAAGGTAAATAACAAGACAAGGGTCTATCCTGTTGAGACGCCGAGGGCTAAGAAGATTGAGATAAGGATGGCTAAAGGGCACAACGAGATCGGTGCACCGATTAATGGGAACATCTGGAGAATCGGCAATCATGAAAGGGGAAGTATTAAGGCTGGAGATATTGTCCATAAAGGAGAGGAGATTGCAAACCTTGAGGCAATGAAGATGGAAAATGCCATCATAGCTCCCTTTGATGCCCAGATCGCAGAGGTCTGCGTAAAACTTAATGACACTGTCCATGAAGGACAGTTACTTTTTGTCATTGAAAAGGCGTAG
- a CDS encoding carbonic anhydrase, producing the protein MKKLYKGIHKFQGSYFKKGKVFFKRLSKRQEPEVLFITCSDSRIDPNLVTQSKPGEIFIVRNVGNIIPPYDAIKDKNSVAAAIEFAVLSLKVKDIIVCGHSNCGAMEALYKDERELTNMPHLKDWLKLADSVRNIVLKHYPETSAEIRQRITEEENVLCQLHNIQTYPCVREALDSGALHLHGWNYNIETGKIYAYDTDADMFKEVGLSKTPDNGFKGAE; encoded by the coding sequence ATGAAAAAGCTTTATAAGGGGATTCACAAATTTCAAGGGTCATATTTTAAGAAGGGGAAAGTCTTTTTTAAACGGCTTTCAAAAAGGCAAGAACCGGAAGTCCTTTTTATCACATGCTCTGATTCACGCATAGACCCTAATCTGGTTACTCAAAGCAAACCCGGTGAGATTTTTATCGTAAGGAATGTGGGGAATATTATTCCTCCATATGACGCCATAAAGGACAAAAACAGCGTTGCAGCAGCGATAGAATTTGCAGTATTGAGCTTAAAGGTAAAAGATATTATTGTGTGCGGCCATTCAAATTGCGGCGCCATGGAGGCGCTTTATAAGGATGAAAGAGAATTGACAAATATGCCCCATTTAAAAGACTGGCTGAAGTTGGCTGATTCTGTGAGAAATATTGTTTTGAAGCATTATCCTGAAACGTCTGCAGAAATCCGACAGAGGATTACCGAAGAAGAAAACGTTTTGTGTCAACTGCATAATATTCAAACATATCCGTGTGTTCGGGAGGCATTAGACTCAGGTGCGCTTCACCTGCATGGCTGGAACTACAATATCGAGACAGGCAAGATTTACGCTTACGACACAGATGCGGATATGTTTAAAGAAGTCGGATTAAGCAAAACTCCGGATAATGGGTTTAAAGGCGCTGAATGA
- a CDS encoding PGPGW domain-containing protein, with product MNSFLLKSINHTKKLIIAIVGFTVLLIGLAMIVLPGPAFIVIPVGLGILALEFAWARRLLKRVKYKIQNFKKGGITDETK from the coding sequence ATGAATTCATTTCTCTTAAAGAGTATCAACCATACAAAAAAGCTTATAATAGCAATAGTCGGTTTTACAGTGCTGTTAATCGGACTTGCCATGATTGTGCTGCCAGGCCCTGCCTTTATAGTAATTCCTGTTGGGCTTGGGATACTTGCGCTGGAATTTGCATGGGCGCGCAGGTTGCTGAAAAGGGTAAAATATAAAATTCAGAATTTTAAAAAAGGAGGAATTACAGATGAAACCAAGTGA
- a CDS encoding zf-TFIIB domain-containing protein — protein sequence MKPSEREAEYIARMEYERLKKIEEEKHKKLKAEEKNKLKELHYMRCPKCGMEMIEIDYKSIKVDKCSECEGIWLDAGELEAVSKLEKGGLEKLFSVFKK from the coding sequence ATGAAACCAAGTGAAAGGGAAGCAGAGTATATCGCAAGGATGGAGTATGAGAGATTGAAGAAGATCGAGGAGGAAAAGCATAAGAAACTTAAAGCAGAGGAAAAGAATAAGTTGAAAGAACTTCATTACATGAGATGTCCGAAGTGCGGCATGGAGATGATAGAGATTGATTATAAGAGCATAAAAGTTGATAAGTGCTCTGAGTGCGAAGGTATATGGCTTGATGCAGGAGAACTTGAGGCTGTGTCAAAGCTTGAGAAAGGCGGACTGGAAAAGTTGTTTAGCGTATTTAAAAAGTAA
- a CDS encoding TMEM165/GDT1 family protein, with translation MPAFLASLIFVVLAEMGDKTQLLAMAFACRYRWQTVMWGVFAATAANHLMAAALGNYLNAIVPMEYVKTAAAASFIIFGLWTIRGDKLQDEDKKYKFSPFWTVTIAFFIAEMGDKTQLATIALAVEYNTIIPVWLGTTLGMLISNAIGIIFGNVMGKRIPENAIKWAAAMIFIGFGIYGLYDIIPEHIWNPAIVAAGAALLGLSIYVMYRIGGKEPQLANVCERVEALGKKT, from the coding sequence ATGCCGGCTTTTTTAGCGTCGCTCATCTTTGTTGTTTTAGCAGAAATGGGTGACAAGACACAGCTTCTTGCGATGGCTTTTGCCTGCAGGTATCGCTGGCAGACGGTCATGTGGGGCGTATTTGCCGCAACTGCGGCAAACCATCTTATGGCTGCTGCACTGGGTAATTACCTGAACGCAATTGTGCCCATGGAATATGTAAAGACAGCGGCGGCTGCATCTTTCATCATTTTTGGCTTGTGGACTATACGCGGAGACAAACTGCAAGATGAGGACAAAAAATATAAATTCAGTCCTTTCTGGACAGTAACGATAGCTTTTTTCATAGCTGAGATGGGCGACAAGACCCAATTGGCAACTATAGCCCTTGCAGTGGAATACAACACCATAATCCCTGTCTGGCTTGGGACAACGCTTGGTATGCTCATTTCCAATGCCATTGGGATAATATTTGGAAACGTGATGGGCAAGAGGATTCCTGAGAATGCGATAAAATGGGCTGCTGCAATGATATTTATCGGTTTCGGCATCTATGGCCTGTATGATATTATTCCGGAGCATATCTGGAACCCTGCCATTGTTGCGGCCGGCGCTGCCCTGCTCGGGCTTTCCATATATGTCATGTACAGGATAGGAGGCAAAGAGCCTCAGTTGGCGAATGTCTGCGAGAGGGTTGAAGCCCTCGGCAAAAAAACATGA